The genomic stretch CTAACATCAATTGGAATCAACCTTATAACAGGACAAAAGGCGCACTGATAATATTTATAGTCTTGCCTCTGCCTATAACATTATCAACAAGAAACGGGATATCCTTTATATGGTCAAGATGTATATGGCTTATTATTATATTTTGTATCTTTGTCTGTTCCTCTAGTGTCAAAGAGGAAACCACTGTCCCTGCATCAAGGAGTGTATCCTCGTTTATAAGAAAACTGGTTACTTTATGCTCAAGCAGTTCAGCACCAGAACAACCTAGTACCCTTAACTTCATATCCACTATCTACCTTATATTTCTCCATTTTCAAATGCCTTAATAAATGCATCTACCACATCTTTATCAAACTGCGTCCCAGCGCATCTTCTGATTTCATTGACAGCATCATTAGGAGCAAGACCCTTTCTATACGGCCTGTCTGTTGTTATTGCATCATAGGCATCTGCTACAGATATTATCTTTGCTATTAAAGGTATTTCATCCCCTTCCAAACCCATTGGATACCCCTTGCCGTCAGGTCTCTCATGGTGGGCAAACATGCCAGGGATAAGTCCTTTAAGATGCTTTACATGCCCAAGTATATCTGAACCATATATAGTGTGCCTTTTCATAATATCTGCCTCTTCTTTTTTAAGAGGCATCTGCTTGGACAGTATACTATCATCAATACCTATTTTGCCAATGTCGTGCAGGATAGCAGAAAATTTCAGGGTTTCCTCGTCATCATTGGACATGTTCAGATACATTGCTATTGCAAGACTGTAATTCAACACCCTCCTTGTATGTCCGCCTGTATATGGGTCCCGTTTCTCAATCGCCTCTGCCAGTGCCTCTATAGTTGCAATAAAGGTCTCTTTGATTTCGCTATAGAGCCTCGCATTATCCAGTGCTATTGCAACCTGATTTGAAAACATCTCAAGAATGTCTAAGTCATCTTGTGTAAAAGAATCATCTATTTTGTTTATTGCCTGTAAGACTGCTATTACCTTTCCCTTGATTTTAACAGGGACGCAAAGTATGTTTTTTGTTACGAACTTTGTTTTATCATCAGCCTTTTTGGAAAACCGCACATCATTTACAACATCAGGAACCAGCACAGACTGCCCATGCTCTGCTACCCAGCCTGCAATACCCTCACCAATCTTAAGTTTGATTTCTTTAACCTCATCACCTTTTTCACCAAGTGCCACTTCAAAATAGAGTTCCTTTTTTTCTTCATCAACCATGAGGAGTGAACCTGCTTCAACATTTATAAGTTTTGTAATTGCCGCTACTACCTGCGTTCTGATAACATGCTGGTCAAGAGAAGATACAAGGATACTGCCAATCTCATATAGTGTTTTTAACTCATCAAATTTCTTTTTAATTTCAATCTCACTTTTAAAATGACTTTTTTCCAATAACATTATCTGCTCTAGTAGTAAACTAATTTCATTTGCTTCCATGACCATATTATAAACTCCTTGCTGCTGCCTTTAGACCATAGACAAATTTCTCAATATCTTTTAGCAAATTAGTCCTACCCTGTTCCCCTACAGGAACATTAGGGGACAAGTTTTTTTCTATGACCCTTACAATTGCACTGCCCACTACAACGCCATCTGCCATTCCTGAAACCTCTTTCACCTGATCAGGCGTAGATATACCAAAACCAACACATATCGGCAAGGAGGTAAACTTTTTTATCTTGTTTATATTAGCCCTTAAATCTGAAGACAAATTACTCCTTGCCCCTGTAACCCCGGCAACAGAAACATAGTATATAAAACCTGATGCCCTTTCTGCAACAAGTCTTATTCTTGAGGCATCGCTTGTAGGTGTAAGCAGGAATATTAAATCAAGGTTGTTTTTGTTTGTCTCTTCTTTTAGTTCTTCTGCCTCTTCTGGCGGCAAATCAACAACAAGAACGCCGTCAGCACCTGCCCTCTTTGCATCCATTGCAAATCTTTTAACACCATATGCAAATATGGGATTGTAATAACCAAAGAGTATGATTGGTATTTTGACCCCTGCCCCATGACCCCTGACCCCTGTTTTTCTCACATCCTTTACAAGTTTTATTACCTGTTTTAATGTAGTTCCTTTTTTCAATGCCCTTTCTGATGACGATCTCTTTTGTTGTCTTTATATCAGGGTCCCCTGCTGTAATAAAAGTTACAAGCGCCCTTTCGCCCTTTGCCTTGAGCCGCGCAAAGGTTTTTTGTATTCTACTACCCTCCCTTTTACCCCCCTTTTTAAAAGGGGGGATGGGGGGATTAAAGTTTCGCCCCTTGATTAAAACCTTCAAGGGCAGGCTTTTGACTTTTGACCCCTGCTTACTGCCCACGATAGATGCATTCGAGGGCAGGCCTGCAGGGGCAGGCTTTTGACTTATCATTGCTATCTTCCCCCTGTTCCTAACATCTCCTGCCTGTCGGCAGACATCTCAAACCTAAAGGTTTGAGTTACGGTCTCTTGCTGTAACTCAAGGCTTCAGCCTTGATGTCTCAAACCTGAAGGTTTGAGTTACAAACATGTTATGTCCAAAGTAAAAGAACCATTAAACGAATATTCTTTATAATCAGATACAATCCCTTTTCTAACCGGGTTATTCAATATATACATCACCGTTTCTCTAATATCCTCATCTTCTCTTAAGACATGGTCATAATAACTCAAGTGCCAGAGGCTTCTTTGAAATCTTTGTTTAAACCAATATCCGCTCTTTTGCTTAAAGAGTTTCATAAATTTCTTCACATCGGCATCTTCATCTGCTCCTCTCAACAGCAAATGCACATGGTCAGGCATAAAACAAAAGGCGTCTACCAATACCATTTCCTTCTCTGCCGCGTCTTTCATGATAGCCATTATCGGCTCCACAACATCAGATTCTTTCAAGTAAGGGTTTCTATCTTTGGTCAGGATTGTTATAAAGTAGGCATAATATCCCGCATACTCAAAGTATTTCAACCGCGGCCGCTTTGGAAAAGGCTTCCCTTTCTTAAGAGGCATAATACCTCGTCATATACTGTCCCTCAAGGCTTCAGCCTTGAGAAAAAAGGCGTCTTATCGTAACTCAAGGCTTTAGCCTTGATGTTTCAAACCTAAAGGTTTGAGTTACGGTGTCTTATCGTAACTCATATCTCTACCCCTATCTCCTTTGCCGCAGTGTTCAAATCCTTATCCCCCCTGCCTGAAAGATTGACAATGATTGTCTTATCCTTGCCAAGTTTTGACGCTAGTTTCATTGCGTATGCAACAGCATGAGAGCTTTCCAAAGCAGGGATTATGCCTTCTGATAAAGATAAAATCTTAAAGGCATTTAAAGTCTCTTTGTCAGTAACTGCTGTGTATCCAATCCTGCCTGCATCATGCAGGAAACTGTGTTCAGGCCCGACACCCGGATAATCAAGCCCTGCTGAAACAGAATGGGTATGTGTTATCTGCCCATCGCTGTCTTGTAAAAGATAGGTCTTGCTTCCGTGCAGAACGCCAACCTTGCCTGCGCATATTGACGCAGCGTGTTTGCCTGTTTTAAGACCATAGCCCGCTGCCTCAACGCCGAACATCTTTACATTTTTATCCTTTAAAAATGGATAGAAAAGCCCCATAGCATTGCTCCCGCCGCCGACGCAGGCGACAAGGAAATCAGGCAATCTGTTTGTCATGTTTTTTATCTGTCCCCTCGCCTCTCTGCCTATGATTGATTGAAAATCCCTGACGAGCATTGGATACGGATGAGGACCTGCAACGCTTCCGATTATATAAAATGTATTCCAGACATTTGTAACCCAATCTCTTAACGCCTCGTTCATCGCATCTTTTAATGTGCAACTGCCAGAAGAAACAGGGTTCACCTTTGCACCTAATAATTTCATCCTGAAGACATTCGGCTTCTGTCTCTCAATGTCCTCTGTCCCCATATAAATTTCGCACTCAAGACCGAACATAGCCGCAACAGTGGCTGTTGCAACACCGTGCTGGCCTGCGCCTGTCTCAGCTATAATTCTCTTTTTCCCCATCCTCTTTGCAAGAAGGATTTGCCCCATTGTGTTATTGATTTTATGCGCCCCTGTGTGGCACAAATCCTCCCGCTTTAAATAGATTTTAGCACCGCCAGCCTTTTTTGTAAGCCTCTCTGCAAAATAAAGGGGTGTAGGGCGTCCGACATATTCTTTCAGATAATAATCCAATTCTTTCTTGAAATTATTATCGCTCTTAAATTTCAGATATGCCTTTTCAAGTTCAATAACAGCAGGCATCAATGTCTCTGAAATATACCTTCCGCCGTATATGCCGAAGTGTCCTTGTTTGTCTGGAAGATTTTCAAGGCTAATGCCTTGGGTTACTTTCTGACTTCTGACTCCTGACTCCCGACTTTTCATTGTATTCCCTTTGCCCTTTCTATAAATTTCTTCAACTTTTTTAAATCCTTTTTCCCGGGTTTCTTTTCCACGTTGCTTGATACATCAACAGCATAAGGCTTGACTATCCTTATTGCCTCTGCGACATTTTCAGGCGTAAGCCCGCCTGCTAAAATTATCCTTCCCCCCGATAAAGACATTCGGGGGCAGGCAAATCCTTTTGCCTTTTTTGCAAGAACCCAGTTAAATGTCTCCCCTGTTCCCCCTTCCACACCTTCTTTAAATGTATCAAGCAAGAATGCAGAAACATTATATTCTTGCAATTTGAGATTTGAGATTTGAGATTTGAGATTTGAAATCCTGAATGCCTTTATAACATTTTTTTTTAAACTATTGCAAAATTCAGGCGGTTCATTGCCGTGTAATTGAATAACATCCAGCCCTGCCTCATCCACAATCTTATTTATCTTGTCTTTAGTCTCATTGACAAATACACCAACCGCTGTAATAAACGGCGGAAGCGCCTTTACAATCTTTCTTACAGTCTTAACATCCACACAACGGGGAGATTTTTTATAAAAAATAAACCCCAGCGCATCCGCCCCATATTCTGCTGCTGCAAGGGCATCCTTAATATTTGTTATGCCGCATATTTTGACCTTAATCATAGGTTCTAGGTTTCAGGTTTTTTGTTTTTACTAACATCTAATACCTGTTACCCCTTTCATCTCCCTTAACTTCTTTCCTATATCAGGCTCTTTCATCAGCGCCTCTCCAATTAGAAATGCCTTAACACCCGCATCCTTTAATCGCAAAATATCTTTATGCGTATTTATCCCGCTTTCGCTGACAACGATTTTATCAGAAGGTATGTCTTTAATAAGGTTTATGGTTGTATCCAAATCTGTCTTGAATGTCTTTAAATCTCTGTTGTTTATGCCTATTAGCCTTGCATTCGTTGACAAAACTTTTTCAATCTCTTTCCTGTCATGCACCTCAACAAGACATGCCGTGCCGAGACTGTAACTTAAATTCAGAAATTCTTTTAACTCTTCCTTATCCAAGAGCCCTGCAATCAACAGGACTGCATCTGCGCCTGCCGCCCTTGATTCGTATATTTGATACTCGTCAAAGATGAAATCCTTTCTGAGAAGTGGAAGAGAAACCGCTTCTTTTATCTCGCTCAAGTAGCCTATGTGTCCATGAAAATATTTTCCCTCTGTGAGAACCGATATCGCGGCAGCCCCGTTCTTCTCATAGATTTTGGCTATTCCCACAGGGTTAAAATCCTTTCTGATAACCCCTTTTGACGGCGATGCTTTCTTGACCTCTGCAATTATGTTTATGCCTTTGCCTGAAATTGCCTTTGCAAAATCCCTTGTCGGCTCTGCATCACACACCATTTTTTTGAGAATGTCTAATGGGACTTCTTTTTTTTTCTGTTCAAGAGCTCTTTTTTTATAGAAAACTATCTCATCAAGGATATTACTTTGAACTTTCATTTATTTGTCATCTCTTTTAGTTTATTCAATTTCTCAAGGGCAAGCCCTGAATCAATAGAGCCCCTTGCTGCTGCAATCCCTTCTTCAATGGATTTTGCAACGCCGCCTGCGACAATTGCAAATGCTGAATTTAATATAACAACATCTCTTTTCGGAGACCTTTTCCCTTTGAATATATCCAGTATGAACTCTGCATGTTCTGAAGGGCTAAAGCCTTTTAAATCTGAAGGAAGACACCTTTCAAATTGCGCGGCAAGCGTAATCTCATCAAGTCCATCCTCGCCGTGGACAACAAATGCATGTTCAGCGCCAAGGTTTGATAGAACCTTTCCGATGCTGTCAGTAAGGCTGTCGTCATAAACACCAATAACCTGACACCTTGCGCCAGCAGGATTTGTAAGCGGGCCGAGGATATTAAATATCGTCCTTATTCCTATCTCGCGTCTAACGGGGGCCGCATATTTCATTGCGCCATGAAGCATGGGCGCAAATAAAAAACCTATGCCGATTTCTTTAAGGCACTCCTCAACCTTCGCCACTTCAACCTCAATATTTACGCCCAATGCGGCCAGAACATCAGCGCTCCCGCACTTTGATGAAACGCTTCTGTTCCCATGCTTTGCAATTGTAAGCCCTGCGCCTGCTGCAACAAATGCAGCGGCAGTTGAGATATTGAATGTCATTGCCTCATCCCCACCTGTGCCGCATGTGTCAACGACCTTTTTGCCTTTGGCATTTATCTTTGTTGACTTTTCCCTCATCACCTTTGCAGCGCCTGTTATTTCATCAACTGTTTCGCCTTTTATCCTTAATGCTGTCAGAAATGCGCCAATCTGAGCAGGCGAAGCCTCGCCAGACATGATTTCATTCACAACAGAAATCATTTCAGATTCAGTCAAGTCCTGATTTTTAATGATTTTGGAGATGGCATCTTTAATCACTTCTTCGACTCCTTGAAATATTCAAAAAATTCCTCAATATATCTTTGCCGGACTTTGTCAGTATTGATTCGGGATGAAACTGAACCCCCTCAAGTATAGTTTTCTCCTGACTCCTGACTCCTGACTCCTGACTCTTATTTTTATACCTTACGCCCATAATCTCATTATCCTCTGTCCATGCGCTGATTTCAAGGCAGTGAGGCAAACTTTCCCTTTTTATAACAAGTGAATGATACCTTGTTGCCTCAAAAGGATTTGGGATATCTTCAAATATAGTCTTGTTGTCATGATAGATTTTAGATGTCTTTCCATGCATGAGTATCTTTGCCTTTATAATCTCGCCGCCAAAGGCATAGCCAATAGATTGATGTCCGAGGCACACTCCTAAAAGCGGAATCCTGCGCGCAAATGTTTTGATTACATCAACAGACACCCCTGCCTTTTCAGGGTCGCATGGTCCAGGTGAAATGACAATCCTGTCAGGCTTTAATTCCTCAATCTCTCTGACAGTGATTTTGTCATTACGATACACCCTTACATCCTCGCCAAGTTCAGCCAAATACTGAACAAGGTTGTAAGTAAAGGAATCATAGTTGTCAATCATTAGTAACATAGGTTAAAAGGTTAATAGGTTAAAAGATTATAGATTATAGGCTATAGGTTATAGGCTATAGGCTATAGGTTATAGGCTATAGGCTATAGCCTATGGGTTTTTTCTATTGCCTCTCACCCATTGCCTATTGCCTGTCTTTATTCCAATCCCTCCCTTGCCATTTCCACTGCCTCAATAGTTTTTAAGTCTGCCTGCTTCTTAATTACTTTAAAATCAACATCGTTATGAAAGAGGGCGACTTTATTTTCAATGGCTATTGCCGCGATTATGCAGTCAATGGTTTTTCTAACGGTTTTCCCATACCTCCTGCATTTTCTATAAATCTCAGCCGCCATTATATAGGAATGAATGCCGTTTGGTTTGATAATTGGAAATTCCAGCAGGTAATTCTTTACAGTATCATAATCTGCATCCTCTTTTATGCCTTGAAGTATTTCAGCAAGGATAATCTCTGTTATGCAAATCTCCTCTTCATTTTCCAAAAGGCGGTGCAAAAGACGGCGGTGCGGGGTATCCCTGCCTGTTAAAAAATCTATCCATACGCTTGTGTCAACAAGTATCATGCCCTTGTCATCCGCATCTCATCAAGACTTCCCTCCCATATAACCTTCCCCTCAAGTTCAAGCATCTTCTTTCTGCGGAGTTTTTTTACAAGTTCTTCAATTGCATAGTTGACAATCTCTTTTTTGGTTTTTATGCGCGTTAGTTTAATAGCCTCTTTTACAATCTTGTCATCTAATTCTATATTTGTCCTTGACATAAATAGCCCCCTTTCCATACACCAAAAATAGCATGTTTATGTGTATAAAACAATCTTTTATTCCCAAAACTATACACTGTTCACTAACGACCATTCACTGTATTTTTTACTCCAATCCCTCTCTTGCGAGTTCTACTGCCTTTAACATCGCCTTTGCCTTGTTTATTGTCTCCTGATATTCATTTTCAGGTATTGAGTCAGCAACAATGCCTGCGCCTGCCTGAACATATATATTATTATCTTTTATAACAAGCGTCCTTATTGTAATTGCCATATCCATAGTTCCTGAAAAACCGAAATATCCAACAGAGCCTCCGTAAGCCCCTCTCTTGCAAGGCTCAAGTTCTTCTATGATTTCCATTGCCCTTACCTTTGGGGCACCTGTTAAAGTCCCTGCTGGAAAACATGCGCGGACAGCGTCAAAGGAATTTTTATCATCCTCCAGTTTGCCGTGGACATTTGAAACAATATGCATCACATGCGAGTATCTCTCAACTGTCATAAATTCGTTCACATCAACTGTCCCTGTTTGAGAGACCCTGCCAATATCATTTCTCCCTAAATCAACAAGCATTATATGCTCTGCAATCTCTTTTGGGTCATTAAGCAAATCATGCTCAAGATTTTTGTCTTCATCAATGGTTTTACCCCGCGGTCTTGTGCCTGCAATCGGCCTCACATCAATATCCTTGCCCTCAACCCTTACTAAAATCTCGGGCGATGAACCGATAAGTTCAAGACCATCAAGCCTCATATAAAACATATACGGAGATGGATTTACAACCCGTAAACTCCTATATATGTCAAAAGGCTCCACATCCAGTTTTGTATTAAACCGCTGAGAGAGAACAACCTGAATAACATCGCCTGCCTTGATATACTCCTTTGCCTTTAATACTGCATTTAAAAATCCTTCTCTGGAAAAATTGGAAGAGAGTGCAGTTTCTTTAACCTCTTGACTTTTGACTTTTGACTCTTGACTTGTTTTACTAGCAGGTGATTTCAGTCTGTCAACAATCCCATCTATCTTTTCTATAGCCTCTCTATAAACCTTTTCAGGCTTATCATCTATAACCGCATTATACACAACCTTTATCTTCTGTTCCAGATTATCAAATATGAGAAGGGACTGCGTTATTAAAAAAACAGAATCGTATATATCAACATCCCTTTTACTTGTATCAGGGAGATGCTCAAAGAACCTGACCATATCATAACCGATATAGCCCACAGCACCGCCATAAAATCTGGGAAGCCCCATAACCTCCACAGGTGTAAACCTTGCAAGTATCTCCTGCAGTATGGATAAAGGGGCACCTTTTTTATTTATAACCTTATCACCTTCAATAATCTCTATATTGTCACCCTTGTTCCTGAATACAATTCTGGAGCCTACCCCTATAAAACTGTACCTGCCCCATTTCTCACTTCCTTCAACACTTTCAAAGAGAAAGGCATCTTCACCGCTATCTACCTTTTTAAATGCAGATACAGGTGTGTCCATGTCTGCCAAAACCTCGCGGTATACAGGTATAAGGCATCCCTTCTTTGCAATCTTCAGGAAATCTTCTGGCACGGGTAAATGTTTAATTTTCACTTGAAAATACCCTCCGAGAGGCTGACTGCCATGCTGGCAAACCGTCTATTGTTAGTTAAAAACGATAGGCGAAAAGTGTAAAACAAAGGTACATTAGTTTTTAGTTTTTATCTTTGCATTTTTCGCTTCTCATCATGCAGGGCAGTCAGCCTCATATAAATTTTCATCCCCCTTTGCCTGCCTGTCGGCAGACAGGTGAGCCAACAGTTCATGTGGGTTTCATACTTTTAAAACTAATAACACGGCAAGATTTTTGTGTCAACCCTGTTAGAAAGCAGAAACGCACCTTTAGTAGCCACACCCTTTATGGGTGCGCTATTTTCGCAGGCATAAAGCCTGCGGCTACCAGCTGATGCTTCAAAGCGAACTTTCTAACAGGGTCAAAATAAAAAAAGGCAAGTTTTATATCACCTTGCCTTTTGTATTATACTAAACCCAAAAAAAACAGTTGCATTTTTTGGTAATCATTTAAAGTTACACAGTTTTTTCAGCCCCTCTTGACCCTCCTGTCCGCATTACCGCCGGCTTCTTGCCCGACTTTTTCACTACCCCTTCTTCAACCAGTTCAATATACGACATATGGGCAGAATCACCTGTCCTTACACCCAATTTAAGTATCCTTGTATAACCGCCATTCCTGTCTTTATATTTTGGGGCTATTTCTTTAAAGAGTTTTTTTACAACACCCTTATCCCTCATAAATGCCACTGCCTGCCTTTCAGCAGCAAGACTCCCTTTCTTGCCAAGGGTAACCATCTTGTCAGCAATACTACGTAGCTGTTTTGCCTTTGCAGTAGTGGTCTTTATCCTGCCGCTGGCAAAAAGGGAATTTGTGAGGTTTGCCATCATGCACCTTAAGTGCCCTACTTTTCTGTCAAATCTCTTTTCGTCCCTGTTATGTCTCATATTAACACTCCAATTTATTTTTGACGCTGTTTATAAATTGTTGGCTCATGCGGTCTGTAACTTCCCGTCTGTCTTTTCAAAATACATCCTGTCCAGTTCTTCTCTTGATGGGAAACCTTCTAAATGCATTCCAAAATCAAGCCCCATTTCTGTAATCAGTTCCTTTATCTCATTTAAAGACTTTCTTCCAAAATTCTTTGTTTTTAACATCTCTGTCTCTGTCTTTTGCACAAGTTCACCAATGTATTTTATGTCTGCATTTTTAAGACAGTTGGCAGAACGGACAGATAATTCAAGTTCATCTACCGGACGAAAGATGTTCTCATTAAGTGCAGCCTTTTTTTCTACAACCTCTTCCTCTACCACCTTTTCCTCTTCTTTTTCATCAAATGTAATAAATACACTTAGCTGTTCTTTCAAAATCTTGGCGCTAATTGCAAGTGCCTCTTCTGATGATACAGCACCTGTTGTCCATATTTCTATGGTCAGTTTATTGTAATCGGTTCTCTGACCAACCCTTGTATGTGTAACATTATAGTTAACCCGTGTGATAGGTGAAAATATCGCATCTATCGGAATTGTCCCTACAGGCTGGCTTTCCTCTTTATTTCTTTCTGCCTGAACATATCCCTTGCCTGTCTTAACTACCATCTCTGCGTCTAATTTCGCATCCTTTGATATAGTAAGAATATGTAAATCAGGATTTAATATCTCTACAGATGAGTCACAAATAATATCTCCTGCCCTGACATCTCCATCACCCCTTGCCTTTATCCTGACAACCTTCTGCCCTGCACTATGGAGTTTAATCCTCACCTGCTTAAGATTTAATATAATTTCAGTCATATCTTCCTTAATACCCGGTATGACTGAAAACTCGCTCAAGGTCGGCATACCTTCTATTCTAAAAGATGTTATTGCAGCACCCTGAAGTGAGGAGATAAGTATTCTCCTCAGTGAATTACCAATAGTAACACCAAAGCCCCTCTCTAAAGGCTCAATTACAAACTTACCATATGTATTGGTTAAGGTATCTTTATCAACCTCTAATCTTTTTGGTTTGATTAGATCCAACCAGTTTTTATGCATAATTACCTCGCTTATTTTAGGTATCAGGTATCAGGTATCAGGTATCAGGTATCAGATGTCAGAAAAACCTAGAACCTGAAACCTAGAACCTAAAACCTGTATTTATTATTTTGAATACAATTCTACAATGAGCTGCTCATGGACAGGCATTGTGATGTCATCTCTCTTGGGCTGTCCTTTAATAATCCCTTTATAACTACCTTTATCCAATTCAAGCCACTGGGGGATACCCCTTCGCTCCACTG from Deltaproteobacteria bacterium encodes the following:
- a CDS encoding HD domain-containing protein, whose product is MLLEKSHFKSEIEIKKKFDELKTLYEIGSILVSSLDQHVIRTQVVAAITKLINVEAGSLLMVDEEKKELYFEVALGEKGDEVKEIKLKIGEGIAGWVAEHGQSVLVPDVVNDVRFSKKADDKTKFVTKNILCVPVKIKGKVIAVLQAINKIDDSFTQDDLDILEMFSNQVAIALDNARLYSEIKETFIATIEALAEAIEKRDPYTGGHTRRVLNYSLAIAMYLNMSNDDEETLKFSAILHDIGKIGIDDSILSKQMPLKKEEADIMKRHTIYGSDILGHVKHLKGLIPGMFAHHERPDGKGYPMGLEGDEIPLIAKIISVADAYDAITTDRPYRKGLAPNDAVNEIRRCAGTQFDKDVVDAFIKAFENGEI
- a CDS encoding transposase, encoding MPLKKGKPFPKRPRLKYFEYAGYYAYFITILTKDRNPYLKESDVVEPIMAIMKDAAEKEMVLVDAFCFMPDHVHLLLRGADEDADVKKFMKLFKQKSGYWFKQRFQRSLWHLSYYDHVLREDEDIRETVMYILNNPVRKGIVSDYKEYSFNGSFTLDITCL
- the trpB gene encoding tryptophan synthase subunit beta encodes the protein MKSRESGVRSQKVTQGISLENLPDKQGHFGIYGGRYISETLMPAVIELEKAYLKFKSDNNFKKELDYYLKEYVGRPTPLYFAERLTKKAGGAKIYLKREDLCHTGAHKINNTMGQILLAKRMGKKRIIAETGAGQHGVATATVAAMFGLECEIYMGTEDIERQKPNVFRMKLLGAKVNPVSSGSCTLKDAMNEALRDWVTNVWNTFYIIGSVAGPHPYPMLVRDFQSIIGREARGQIKNMTNRLPDFLVACVGGGSNAMGLFYPFLKDKNVKMFGVEAAGYGLKTGKHAASICAGKVGVLHGSKTYLLQDSDGQITHTHSVSAGLDYPGVGPEHSFLHDAGRIGYTAVTDKETLNAFKILSLSEGIIPALESSHAVAYAMKLASKLGKDKTIIVNLSGRGDKDLNTAAKEIGVEI
- a CDS encoding phosphoribosylanthranilate isomerase, coding for MIKVKICGITNIKDALAAAEYGADALGFIFYKKSPRCVDVKTVRKIVKALPPFITAVGVFVNETKDKINKIVDEAGLDVIQLHGNEPPEFCNSLKKNVIKAFRISNLKSQISNLKLQEYNVSAFLLDTFKEGVEGGTGETFNWVLAKKAKGFACPRMSLSGGRIILAGGLTPENVAEAIRIVKPYAVDVSSNVEKKPGKKDLKKLKKFIERAKGIQ
- the trpC gene encoding indole-3-glycerol phosphate synthase TrpC, which translates into the protein MKVQSNILDEIVFYKKRALEQKKKEVPLDILKKMVCDAEPTRDFAKAISGKGINIIAEVKKASPSKGVIRKDFNPVGIAKIYEKNGAAAISVLTEGKYFHGHIGYLSEIKEAVSLPLLRKDFIFDEYQIYESRAAGADAVLLIAGLLDKEELKEFLNLSYSLGTACLVEVHDRKEIEKVLSTNARLIGINNRDLKTFKTDLDTTINLIKDIPSDKIVVSESGINTHKDILRLKDAGVKAFLIGEALMKEPDIGKKLREMKGVTGIRC
- the trpD gene encoding anthranilate phosphoribosyltransferase, with the protein product MIKDAISKIIKNQDLTESEMISVVNEIMSGEASPAQIGAFLTALRIKGETVDEITGAAKVMREKSTKINAKGKKVVDTCGTGGDEAMTFNISTAAAFVAAGAGLTIAKHGNRSVSSKCGSADVLAALGVNIEVEVAKVEECLKEIGIGFLFAPMLHGAMKYAAPVRREIGIRTIFNILGPLTNPAGARCQVIGVYDDSLTDSIGKVLSNLGAEHAFVVHGEDGLDEITLAAQFERCLPSDLKGFSPSEHAEFILDIFKGKRSPKRDVVILNSAFAIVAGGVAKSIEEGIAAARGSIDSGLALEKLNKLKEMTNK
- a CDS encoding aminodeoxychorismate/anthranilate synthase component II; this encodes MLLMIDNYDSFTYNLVQYLAELGEDVRVYRNDKITVREIEELKPDRIVISPGPCDPEKAGVSVDVIKTFARRIPLLGVCLGHQSIGYAFGGEIIKAKILMHGKTSKIYHDNKTIFEDIPNPFEATRYHSLVIKRESLPHCLEISAWTEDNEIMGVRYKNKSQESGVRSQEKTILEGVQFHPESILTKSGKDILRNFLNISRSRRSD
- a CDS encoding PIN domain nuclease; its protein translation is MILVDTSVWIDFLTGRDTPHRRLLHRLLENEEEICITEIILAEILQGIKEDADYDTVKNYLLEFPIIKPNGIHSYIMAAEIYRKCRRYGKTVRKTIDCIIAAIAIENKVALFHNDVDFKVIKKQADLKTIEAVEMAREGLE
- a CDS encoding type II toxin-antitoxin system VapB family antitoxin, which codes for MSRTNIELDDKIVKEAIKLTRIKTKKEIVNYAIEELVKKLRRKKMLELEGKVIWEGSLDEMRMTRA
- the trpE gene encoding anthranilate synthase component I, with translation MDTPVSAFKKVDSGEDAFLFESVEGSEKWGRYSFIGVGSRIVFRNKGDNIEIIEGDKVINKKGAPLSILQEILARFTPVEVMGLPRFYGGAVGYIGYDMVRFFEHLPDTSKRDVDIYDSVFLITQSLLIFDNLEQKIKVVYNAVIDDKPEKVYREAIEKIDGIVDRLKSPASKTSQESKVKSQEVKETALSSNFSREGFLNAVLKAKEYIKAGDVIQVVLSQRFNTKLDVEPFDIYRSLRVVNPSPYMFYMRLDGLELIGSSPEILVRVEGKDIDVRPIAGTRPRGKTIDEDKNLEHDLLNDPKEIAEHIMLVDLGRNDIGRVSQTGTVDVNEFMTVERYSHVMHIVSNVHGKLEDDKNSFDAVRACFPAGTLTGAPKVRAMEIIEELEPCKRGAYGGSVGYFGFSGTMDMAITIRTLVIKDNNIYVQAGAGIVADSIPENEYQETINKAKAMLKAVELAREGLE
- the rplQ gene encoding 50S ribosomal protein L17; amino-acid sequence: MRHNRDEKRFDRKVGHLRCMMANLTNSLFASGRIKTTTAKAKQLRSIADKMVTLGKKGSLAAERQAVAFMRDKGVVKKLFKEIAPKYKDRNGGYTRILKLGVRTGDSAHMSYIELVEEGVVKKSGKKPAVMRTGGSRGAEKTV
- a CDS encoding DNA-directed RNA polymerase subunit alpha; amino-acid sequence: MHKNWLDLIKPKRLEVDKDTLTNTYGKFVIEPLERGFGVTIGNSLRRILISSLQGAAITSFRIEGMPTLSEFSVIPGIKEDMTEIILNLKQVRIKLHSAGQKVVRIKARGDGDVRAGDIICDSSVEILNPDLHILTISKDAKLDAEMVVKTGKGYVQAERNKEESQPVGTIPIDAIFSPITRVNYNVTHTRVGQRTDYNKLTIEIWTTGAVSSEEALAISAKILKEQLSVFITFDEKEEEKVVEEEVVEKKAALNENIFRPVDELELSVRSANCLKNADIKYIGELVQKTETEMLKTKNFGRKSLNEIKELITEMGLDFGMHLEGFPSREELDRMYFEKTDGKLQTA